DNA from Oryzisolibacter sp. LB2S:
CGGCGCAAACAGCAGGCTGACGATGGCGTGCACCTGGTTGGCATCGAGAAAGGTGCTCTCCCAGCCGAAGCGGTAGCTCACCACCAGGCCGCGCAGCAGCAGCGACAGCGCAATGCCCGCGGCCCAGGCGGCCGCGCACAGGTGCAGCACGGCGGCCGTCTGCTGGGCAAAGCGCGCCTGCATCAGGCGCGCCCAGCGCAGCACGAAGTCCGCCGCAATGCGTGCGGGCAGACCCCGGCCGGCATGGGCCTGGCGGCGCAGCAGCCACTGGTGCAGGGCGGACGGTGGCAGGGGCCCGCCGGCCGCGGCGCCGCGCCGCGCGCGCAAGCCCTGCCAGAGCAGCAGCGCGTAGACCACGAGGTTCCAGCCCAGCACCAGCAGCAGCGGCGGCGAGAGCAGGTCCACCCGGTGCGCGTTGGCCACGCGGTCGAGTACCAGGCCCAGCAGCAGCGCCAGCAGCGGCAGGCCGCGCGCGAGCCAGGCGCCCTGCGCGCCCGCGTGGCGCAGCGCGGCCACGGTGGCGTCGCGCCCCGCGGCGCGGGCGACGACTGCGGCGGCGCGCTCGCGCACCACGTCGGCCACGCCCACGCGCGGCACGCCGCGCTCGCGTGCGGCCTCCACGGCGCGGTGCGTGATCTCGTCCCACTCGGTCTGGCTGACCAGGGCGCGTTCCGTATCTGCATGGGCGAGGGCCTGGGCCAGGGTGATGTCGCGCAGTTCCTGCAGGCTAATGTGCATGGGGGGCGGTATGGCGGGGGTGGTTATTGGGCGAGATTCTGCACCGCCGCCACGCCGTGCAGCACGGCCCCTTCCAGCGTGGCGGGGTAGGGGCCGGCCACATAGTCGCCGCAGGCCTGCAGGCCCGGCGCGATGGCGCGCGGCGGCCGCGCGAGCGCCGGCGTGCAGGCAAAGGTGGCGCGCTTTTCCACCACGGTCTGCAGCACGCGCAGGCCAGACAGGCCCAGATCCTCGGCGGCCTGGGCCAGCACCTCGCGCTCGAGCGGCTCGCGCTCGCCCTCGAAGGCGCTGACGACGAAGGCCAGCAGGCCGGCGTTGCCGCTGAGCCGCGCACGGTCGAAGACGAACTGCGCCGGCCGGCCCGCACGCGCGCGCAGCGCCAGCATGGGGCGGGCAAGCAGCGGCCCGTGGGCGCCGGGCAGCTCGGCATAGACGGTGGCAATGGCGCGAAATGCCAGTGCCTGCGCCGTGCTCGCCCAGGCCTGAAGGGCCGGGGCATGGGGGCTTTGCGCCATGGCCGCCAGGCGCGCGGCCTCGTGGCTGCCGGTGGCCAGCAGCACGGCGTCAAAGGGCTCGTCGTCCACCCGCCACTGGGTGCCGGGCTGGGCGAGCCGCTGCACGCGCCGGCCCAGGTGCACGCGATGGCCTCGGGCCTGCAGCCAATGCGCTGCCGCCTCGGGAAACAGCGTGCCCAGGTCGATGCGCGGCAACAGCAGGTTAGAGCCGCCGCGGCCGGCAAACAGGCCGTCGTGCAGCACGCGCAGAAACACCTGGCCGCAGGCCTCGTGCGCGGGAGTGTTCAGGGCCGAGACGCACAGCGGGTCGATGAACTCGTGCAGCAGCCGTTCGGGCAGGCCGGCGCAGAGCTCGGCCACGCTGGTACCGGGTGCGCAGGCAAAGCCCGTGAGGCGCCAGCGCGCCGCGCGCTTGAGCAGCGCCCAGCGCTCGTGCGCGCTCCAGCCGCGCGCGCGGGCGATGCCCACCAGCGCGTCCCAGGGCGGCGGCGCATCGGGCAGGGCCAGGCCGGAGCCGTCGGCAAACACCAGGGCCAGCGGCAGCCTCAGCAGGGCGTGCTCGGGGTCCACGCCCACGGTACGCATCAGGCGCAGGCATTCGCCATAGGCGCCAATCAAGATGTGCTGGCCGTTGTCCAGCCGCAGGGCGCTGCCGTCGGCGCGCTGCGCATGGACGGCGCGCGCGCGCCCGCCCGCGCTGCGGCTGGCCTCGAACACGGTGACGGCGTGGCCGGCCTGCGCCGCCCGCACGGCCGCCGCCATGCCACCCCAGCCCGCGCCGACGATGGCCAGCCTCAAAACCGCCCCAGAGCCTGCATCTTCCAGGCGAGCCAGAACTTGCGCAGCGGCGTGAGGCTGGTGCGTTGATGCAGCACCTGAAAGCCGTCGGCCTCGATCTCGGTGAGCAGCGTGCGGTAGATGCTGGCCATCATCAGGCCGGGCTTTTGCGCGCGCCGGTCCACGGCGGGCAGCAGGGCCAGGGCCTCGTCATAGAACAGGTGGGCACGCTGGGCCTGAAAGCGCATCAGCATGGTGAAGCGCTCGGAATACTCGCGCCCGGTGATTTCCTGGGCCTTGACGTCGAACTGCTGCAGCTCGCTCACGGGCAGGTAGATGCGCCCGCGCATGGCGTCCTCGCCCACGTCGCGGATGATGTTGGTGAGCTGGAAGGCCAGGCCCAGCTTGTGCGCGTATTCCGTGGTGCGCTCGTCGCGCTGGCCGAAGATGCGCGCCGCCACCTCACCCACCACGCCGGCCACCAGATAGCAGTAGCGCTGCAGGCTGCGAAAGTCGGGGTGGCGCTGCTGTTCCAGGTCCATCTGGCAGCCCTCGATGACGGCCTGCAGCTGGCGCTCCTCGATGCCATAGACGGGCACATGGGGCATCAGCGCCTGCATCACGGGGTGGCTGGGCCGACCGGCAAAGGCCTGGGCGACCTCGCCCTGCCACCAGGCCAGCTTGGCCTGGGCCACGCCCGGGTCCGAGACATCGTCCACCACGTCGTCGACCTCGCGGCAGAAGGCGTAGAAGGCAGTGATGGCCGCACGCCTCTCGCGCGGCAGGAACAGAAAGGCGTAGTAGAAGCTGCTGCCCGAGGCTGCGGCCTTGTCTTGTACGTAATGCTCGGGGGTACTCATCGGGGCGTGGGGTTGACTGGGCGGCGATTGTCCCATGGGCTCGAATGGCCGCCGAGGGTGGGTCAGTGCTGCGCCGCGACCTGGGCAAACCCCGCGGCCATGGCCAGGCCGTGCAGCAGCGTGGCGGCCACGGTGAGCGCGAGCGCGGGCCGGAGGCGCTGCGGCGCGCGCGCATGGCGCAGCAGCAAGGCGGCCGCGGCCAGCGACAGTGGCAGCGACACCAGGCCCCACAGTGCGCTGACCGGGGGGATCAGCAGCCAGGCGCTGGCCGCGAGCCAGCCATGTGCGGCGAGTACCAGGCCCAGGTAGGCCCAGGCCGCGCCTCGGGGGCCCAGGCGCACGGCCAGCGTGCGCTTGCCCGCGCGGGCGTCGGCCTCGGCGTCGGGAACGCCGTTGATGAGCAGGAGCGCGGCGACGAGCAGCGCAAGGCTCAGGGCGGCGCTGGCCGGAATCACGAAGAACTGGCGCCGCTGCACGTAGTCGCTGCCGATGACGACCAGAAACCAGGCCCCGGCGACGACCGGCTCGCCCAGGCCGCGCGCCATCAGCCGCAGCGGCGGGGCCGAATAACCCCAGGCCAGCAGCAGGCCGGCCAGGCCCAGCAGCAGCACGCCGCCCGCGGTCTTGACGGCGAGCAGCAGGCCCGCGGGCACCAGCACCAGCAGCAGGGCCTTGGCCAGGGCGTCGGTCTGGGCCTCGGTGACCACGCCGTTCTGGATCAGGCGCGAGCCGCCCGTGAACGGGTGGATGCCCTGGGTGTTGCCGGCGTCGGCGCCGCTTCTTGCGTCATGCAGGTCGTTGAGCACGTTGCCGGCCGCATGTGCCAGCACGGCCAGCAGCATGGTGGCGCCGGCCAGCGGCAGGTCGAGCCCGCAGCCGCAGGCGGCGGCCGTGGCCGTGCCCAGCACGCAGGCGACGACGGTGAGCAGCAGAAAGGCCGGGCGCGTCATGCGCCACAGCGTGGCGAGCGACGGGGTGGTGTCGTGAGCCTCGATTGGCATGGTCACATCCCGACGGCGCGGCCGGCCATGCGCAGCCAGTCAAAAGGTTTGAGCGTGGGACGGCTGCACAGGCTGGCGCCGCCCAGGGCCTCGACCTTGTCGAGTACGCACAGGCCGCCCTGCACGACCAGGCGCAGCTCCCAGCCCGCGCGCCCGCTCAGGCGATGCACCAGGGGCGCGCCCTGCAGCATGAGCTCCCGCGCCCAGGTGGCGCAGTCCAGGATCAGACGGTCGCTTCCGGGCGTGCGCCGCAGTGCGGCCAGGTCGGCGCGCGCCACGCCGTGGGCGGCGCAGTCGGCATCCGTCAGGTAGTGGCGCCCGCGCGGCAGGTCCACGCTCAGGTCCTGCCAGAAGTTGATGAGCTGCAGCGCGCTGCAGATGGCGTCGCTCTCGGCGAGGGCGGCCTCGTCCCGCAGGCCGTACAGGTGCAGCAGCAGGCGGCCCACGGGGTTGGCCGAGCGCCGGCAGTAGTCGAGCAGCTGCGTGCGGTCGGCGTAGCTCGCGTGGCTTTCCGTCATGGCCACGTCCTGGGCGAAGGCGTCGAGCAGGTCCTTGAGCAGAGGCACCGGCAACCCGTGGTCGTGCAGCGCCCGCTGCAGGGGCCCGAACACGGCGGCCCAGCGCGCGCCCGGGGGATGTCCGCCGGCCACGGCGCGCAGCTCGGCGCGGTAGGCGGCCAGGTCGGCCAGGCGCTCGGCGGCCGAGGCCTGGCCCTCGTCGGCGATGTCGTCGGCCGTGCGCGCAAAGGCGTAAATGGCGGCAATCGGCTGGCGCAGCCGCGGCGGGCACAGCAGCGAGGCGACGGGGAAGTTTTCGTAATGCGTGACCGGCGCGGCCAGGGTGGGCGCGCCGGCGCTGGGGGAGGGGGGTGTCGAGGTCACGGCCGGCATTGTCGCTTGACAGTGAAAATGGGTTTCACATAGATTACTAACCAACGAGTCATTAAGCGCCACGCTGGCGTCACTTCGCCCATGTCCAGCTTTTCAGTCCTTGCGCGGCCCCGATCGGGGCTTTTTTTGTGCGGTCTTGCGACCTGTGCGGCCCTGCTGGTGGGTTGTTCGCGCCCCGAGCCCGTGGCCGAGCCGCTGCGCTCCGTCAAGCTGCTGACGGTGGGGGTCTCGCCCCGGCAGATGCAGCTCGAGTATGCGGGCGAGGTGCGCGCACGCGTGGAGTCGCGCCTGGGGTTTCGCGTGCCGGGCAAGATCGTGCAGCGCCAGGCCGAGCTGGGCCAGCGCGTGCGCGCGGGCCAGGTGCTGGCGCAGCTCGACGCGCGCGACTATGAGCTGGCGACCCAGGCCGCACGCGCGCAGGTGGCCGCGGCCACCACGCAGCGTGACCTGGCGGCGGCGGACTTCGAGCGCTTTTCCAAGCTGAAGGCGCAGAACTTCATCAGCGGCGCCGAGCTCGACCGGCGCGAGGCGCAGCTCAAGGCGGCCCAGGCGACGCTGGATCAGGCGCGTGCACAGCTCAGCACGCAAGGCCATCAGACCGACTACACGCGCCTGCTGGCCGATGCCGCGGGCGTGGTCACGGCCATCGAGGCCGAGCCGGGCCAGGTGGTTGCCGCCGGCACGCCCGTGGTGCGCATTGCGCGCGACGGCCCGCGCGATGCCGTGTTCTACGTGCCCGAGGACCGGGTGGGCCTGCTGCGTGTGGGCCAGCCCGTACAGGTGCGCGCCTGGGCCGAGAATGCCCTGATGCCGGGCCAGGTGCGTGAGGTGGCCGCGAGTGCCGACCCGGTGACGCGCACGTTTCTGGTGAAGGTGGCGGTCTCGGGCGAGGCCGTGCCGCCGCTGGGCGCGACCGTCTATGTCACGCCCCAGTGGCCGGCCGGTGTGGGCGCGGAGCTCATCAAGCTGCCCACGAGCAGCCTGCGCCAGGAGGGGGGCGAGACGGTGGTGTGGGTGTTCGAGCCCGGCGAGGGCGACGCCGGCACCGTGCGCTCGCAGGTGGTGCAGGTGGCCACGGCCGACGGCAACGAGGCCGTGATCGCCGCGGGCCTGACGCCGGGCATGCAGGTGGTGTCCACGGGCGTGCATGTGCTCACGTCCGGGCAAAAGGTGCTGGTTTACAAGCAAAAATGGGCTCCAGCGCCCGCGGATAAAGCGCAAGCAGCTACAAATAATGAAGTCCCTGCGGCGCCGGCGGCGACGCGTTGAGGGGGGGCCATGGCATTGATAGAACCCAAGAAGGGCTTCAACCTCTCGCGCTGGGCCCTGGAGCATGGGCCGCTCACGCGCTACCTGATGGTGGTGCTGATGCTGCTGGGCTTTGCCTCCTACTTTCAGCTCGG
Protein-coding regions in this window:
- the hpnE gene encoding hydroxysqualene dehydroxylase HpnE, which gives rise to MRLAIVGAGWGGMAAAVRAAQAGHAVTVFEASRSAGGRARAVHAQRADGSALRLDNGQHILIGAYGECLRLMRTVGVDPEHALLRLPLALVFADGSGLALPDAPPPWDALVGIARARGWSAHERWALLKRAARWRLTGFACAPGTSVAELCAGLPERLLHEFIDPLCVSALNTPAHEACGQVFLRVLHDGLFAGRGGSNLLLPRIDLGTLFPEAAAHWLQARGHRVHLGRRVQRLAQPGTQWRVDDEPFDAVLLATGSHEAARLAAMAQSPHAPALQAWASTAQALAFRAIATVYAELPGAHGPLLARPMLALRARAGRPAQFVFDRARLSGNAGLLAFVVSAFEGEREPLEREVLAQAAEDLGLSGLRVLQTVVEKRATFACTPALARPPRAIAPGLQACGDYVAGPYPATLEGAVLHGVAAVQNLAQ
- the hpnD gene encoding presqualene diphosphate synthase HpnD translates to MSTPEHYVQDKAAASGSSFYYAFLFLPRERRAAITAFYAFCREVDDVVDDVSDPGVAQAKLAWWQGEVAQAFAGRPSHPVMQALMPHVPVYGIEERQLQAVIEGCQMDLEQQRHPDFRSLQRYCYLVAGVVGEVAARIFGQRDERTTEYAHKLGLAFQLTNIIRDVGEDAMRGRIYLPVSELQQFDVKAQEITGREYSERFTMLMRFQAQRAHLFYDEALALLPAVDRRAQKPGLMMASIYRTLLTEIEADGFQVLHQRTSLTPLRKFWLAWKMQALGRF
- a CDS encoding prenyltransferase; translation: MPIEAHDTTPSLATLWRMTRPAFLLLTVVACVLGTATAAACGCGLDLPLAGATMLLAVLAHAAGNVLNDLHDARSGADAGNTQGIHPFTGGSRLIQNGVVTEAQTDALAKALLLVLVPAGLLLAVKTAGGVLLLGLAGLLLAWGYSAPPLRLMARGLGEPVVAGAWFLVVIGSDYVQRRQFFVIPASAALSLALLVAALLLINGVPDAEADARAGKRTLAVRLGPRGAAWAYLGLVLAAHGWLAASAWLLIPPVSALWGLVSLPLSLAAAALLLRHARAPQRLRPALALTVAATLLHGLAMAAGFAQVAAQH
- the hpnC gene encoding squalene synthase HpnC; its protein translation is MPAVTSTPPSPSAGAPTLAAPVTHYENFPVASLLCPPRLRQPIAAIYAFARTADDIADEGQASAAERLADLAAYRAELRAVAGGHPPGARWAAVFGPLQRALHDHGLPVPLLKDLLDAFAQDVAMTESHASYADRTQLLDYCRRSANPVGRLLLHLYGLRDEAALAESDAICSALQLINFWQDLSVDLPRGRHYLTDADCAAHGVARADLAALRRTPGSDRLILDCATWARELMLQGAPLVHRLSGRAGWELRLVVQGGLCVLDKVEALGGASLCSRPTLKPFDWLRMAGRAVGM
- a CDS encoding efflux RND transporter periplasmic adaptor subunit; the protein is MCGLATCAALLVGCSRPEPVAEPLRSVKLLTVGVSPRQMQLEYAGEVRARVESRLGFRVPGKIVQRQAELGQRVRAGQVLAQLDARDYELATQAARAQVAAATTQRDLAAADFERFSKLKAQNFISGAELDRREAQLKAAQATLDQARAQLSTQGHQTDYTRLLADAAGVVTAIEAEPGQVVAAGTPVVRIARDGPRDAVFYVPEDRVGLLRVGQPVQVRAWAENALMPGQVREVAASADPVTRTFLVKVAVSGEAVPPLGATVYVTPQWPAGVGAELIKLPTSSLRQEGGETVVWVFEPGEGDAGTVRSQVVQVATADGNEAVIAAGLTPGMQVVSTGVHVLTSGQKVLVYKQKWAPAPADKAQAATNNEVPAAPAATR